The genomic window CAGCAGCAGCAGCAGGCCGACCAAGGCGCCGGTGCGGGCCGGATCGCGCGGCGCGCCCAGCACCCAGACCAGGCCGACGCAGAGCGCGATCAGCACCGGCAGGCGCACGCCGACCATGGTCAGCACGGTCATCATCAAGGCCTGGGTATCCATCGATCAGTCCTGGCCGGCGAAGGCACCGGCACCGGCGCGCAGCTGCTGGTAGACCTCGTCGGTCTGCGGGCGCACGCCATGCCACTGCAGGAAACTTTCAGCGGCCTGCTCGACCAGCATGCCCAGGCCATCGACGGTGTTGCGGCACTGGGCGGCGCGCGCCCAGGCCAGGAACGCGATGGACGCCTCGCCATAGTTCAGGTCCACCGCGGTGGTCATCGAATTGACCAGCGACAGCGGCAGCTTGAATTCGGCATCGCGGTCACGGCCCGCCGACGTGGCGTTGAGGATCAGTTCGAAATCGCCGAGGTCGCGCAGGTCGTCCCAGTAGCGGCTGAGCGCACGGCCCGGTTCGCCCATCGCGTCGATCAGCTCGTCGGCGCGCTCCGGGGTGCGGTTGACCACCACCAGCTCGGTGATGCCGGCATCCAGCAGCGCCGGTGCAACGCTGCGCGCCGAACCGCCGGCGCCGAGCAGCAGCACGCGGCGACCGCGCAGGTCCAGGCTGTGGCGGTCGGTGAGGTCGCGCACCAGGCCGATGCCATCGGTGGTGTCGCCGTGCCAGCGATCGCCCTTGCGCAGCAGCGTGTTGACCGAACCGGCGCGGCGCGCGCGCGC from Stenotrophomonas sp. 704A1 includes these protein-coding regions:
- the aroE gene encoding shikimate dehydrogenase, which codes for MTDRYAVFGHPVAHSKSPQIHAAFGRQEGIAIDYRALDLAPEAFLAGLEAFAAEGGVGANVTSPHKEAAFSVCTTLTARARRAGSVNTLLRKGDRWHGDTTDGIGLVRDLTDRHSLDLRGRRVLLLGAGGSARSVAPALLDAGITELVVVNRTPERADELIDAMGEPGRALSRYWDDLRDLGDFELILNATSAGRDRDAEFKLPLSLVNSMTTAVDLNYGEASIAFLAWARAAQCRNTVDGLGMLVEQAAESFLQWHGVRPQTDEVYQQLRAGAGAFAGQD